A genomic window from Paenibacillus sp. FSL K6-0276 includes:
- a CDS encoding MarR family transcriptional regulator has protein sequence MAQEFFLVEISKEGGTILPSTLAHNIGVTKANISLLLIPLEKDGLITRSNYTQDGRKSIISITGEGQHLLLEHLHGNRQAIAERMQGLDEQELQQLIVLLEKLGNG, from the coding sequence ATGGCGCAAGAATTCTTCTTGGTGGAGATATCTAAAGAGGGAGGAACGATTCTACCCTCTACACTGGCTCACAATATTGGTGTCACAAAAGCTAATATTAGTCTGTTGCTGATACCACTAGAGAAGGATGGTTTGATAACCCGTTCGAATTATACTCAGGATGGTAGAAAAAGCATCATTTCGATCACGGGTGAAGGTCAGCATTTACTCCTAGAGCATCTTCACGGAAATCGTCAAGCGATCGCTGAACGTATGCAGGGTCTGGATGAACAAGAGCTTCAACAACTCATCGTTTTATTAGAAAAGCTTGGCAATGGCTAG
- a CDS encoding ferritin-like domain-containing protein, translating to MYWTPLSQNRSDFKPIWATSLPQALNLIKEAVQGERNDELFYDEIIKLAPNSEQASIITSIRDDERGHNFMFRGMFKEITGQDITGISSEQYQRISSYEEGLEKALQGELAAVEKYRKIWFGLPVGVYRDTVYGIILDELKHASKYNYLLTLDRTTI from the coding sequence ATGTATTGGACACCCTTATCTCAGAATAGATCTGATTTCAAACCTATATGGGCAACCTCTCTTCCACAAGCATTAAATTTAATCAAAGAAGCTGTGCAAGGTGAACGAAATGATGAGCTTTTCTATGATGAAATTATCAAACTAGCCCCGAACTCCGAGCAAGCCTCCATTATCACTTCTATACGAGATGACGAACGGGGTCACAATTTCATGTTCCGCGGGATGTTCAAAGAAATTACGGGTCAAGATATCACTGGGATTAGTAGTGAGCAATATCAACGGATCAGTTCCTATGAAGAAGGATTAGAAAAAGCACTCCAAGGTGAACTGGCTGCAGTCGAAAAGTATCGCAAAATATGGTTTGGTCTGCCTGTTGGAGTATATCGTGATACTGTATATGGGATTATTTTGGATGAATTAAAACATGCTAGTAAATACAATTATTTACTTACTTTGGATCGAACCACTATATAG
- a CDS encoding response regulator transcription factor, whose protein sequence is MKKILVADDDGNIRTLLRHVLTREGYQVMEASDGRDAKLKLKETIADLAVVDVMMPHVDGLELCQHIRETYDIPIILLTARQQLSDKEQGYLRGTDDYVTKPFEPEELLFRIKALFRRYSIASDDRIRLNSLVIDRKNYEITDGDEIILLPVKEFELLAQLAQYPGRLYTRSELIELVWGMDYEGDERTVDVHIKRLRQRFLDYQNDFTIRTVRGIGYKLEMVNS, encoded by the coding sequence ATGAAGAAGATATTAGTAGCCGATGACGACGGTAATATTCGTACGTTATTAAGACATGTATTAACAAGGGAAGGTTATCAAGTCATGGAGGCCAGCGATGGTCGGGACGCGAAACTTAAATTGAAAGAGACTATTGCAGATTTAGCTGTAGTGGATGTGATGATGCCACATGTAGATGGATTAGAGCTATGCCAGCATATACGAGAAACGTATGATATTCCGATTATTTTATTAACGGCCCGGCAGCAACTTAGTGATAAAGAGCAAGGTTATTTGCGGGGTACGGATGATTATGTAACGAAACCGTTTGAGCCAGAAGAATTGCTGTTTCGGATAAAAGCTTTATTTCGTCGTTATTCTATAGCTTCGGATGATCGGATTCGCTTGAATTCACTCGTCATCGATCGTAAAAATTATGAGATCACTGATGGAGACGAAATTATTTTGCTACCTGTAAAGGAATTTGAGCTACTGGCACAACTAGCGCAATATCCCGGCCGACTGTACACACGCAGTGAGTTGATTGAACTTGTGTGGGGAATGGATTATGAAGGCGATGAACGAACGGTGGATGTACATATCAAGCGATTGCGTCAGAGATTTTTGGATTATCAAAATGACTTCACGATTCGGACGGTACGGGGAATCGGTTATAAATTGGAGATGGTGAACTCGTGA
- a CDS encoding HAMP domain-containing sensor histidine kinase yields the protein MSNIYYQAQIKSQNDAKLTGMAIEIQQFSESHPDAMEDYLRSVAKLGYKIYLTDTEGQSRFYGKPFRKEDLDKRQLEKVLNGQVYHGVAEFPVSAFITGFFDNQLSNTIGVPVEVNNETYALFMRPDAEVQFGELRVFFAIIIGFTVLFSLGFVMISVLHVVQPIIRLTTATKRISKGRYDINLNTWRRDEIGQLASHFMIMSRELERTNRARQEFVANVSHEIESPLTSIQGFAQTLKDSSLPEDERIQYLNIIDQESHRLSMLSKQLLTLSSLDYDPNSLQKKSIDLRAQLRQVVQIMEWRLTEKQLAVRLNLADIRVHGDSNLLYQVWMNLITNAIKYTPAEGSIMISAKLDEQNCVVTVSDTGEGIPAEELPLIFDRFYKVDRARTRETHSSGLGLAITQKIVETHNGTIEVSSTVGKGTTFIVTLPLL from the coding sequence GTGTCTAATATCTATTACCAAGCTCAGATTAAGTCGCAGAATGATGCCAAGCTTACGGGGATGGCTATTGAAATCCAGCAGTTTTCGGAGTCGCACCCGGATGCTATGGAAGATTATCTGCGAAGCGTAGCGAAATTGGGTTACAAAATCTATTTAACCGATACAGAAGGTCAATCCCGATTCTACGGCAAGCCATTTCGGAAAGAGGATTTGGATAAGCGGCAGTTAGAGAAGGTCCTGAATGGACAAGTGTACCATGGGGTTGCGGAGTTTCCTGTTAGTGCATTTATTACAGGATTCTTTGACAATCAATTAAGTAATACGATAGGTGTACCTGTTGAAGTCAATAACGAGACTTATGCGTTATTCATGCGTCCGGATGCAGAAGTTCAGTTTGGTGAGCTGCGCGTGTTTTTTGCTATCATCATCGGGTTTACCGTACTGTTCAGTCTAGGATTTGTAATGATTAGTGTTCTGCATGTGGTTCAGCCAATTATACGATTAACTACGGCCACTAAGCGGATTTCAAAGGGCAGATACGACATTAATCTGAATACTTGGCGTCGTGATGAGATTGGTCAGTTAGCCTCACACTTCATGATTATGAGTCGTGAGCTGGAACGAACAAATCGTGCTCGACAGGAATTTGTTGCTAATGTATCGCATGAAATCGAATCACCATTAACTTCTATTCAAGGATTTGCCCAAACCCTTAAAGATTCTTCTTTACCAGAGGATGAACGGATACAGTATCTCAATATTATTGACCAAGAAAGCCATCGTCTTTCGATGCTTAGCAAACAGCTGCTAACGTTATCTTCCCTTGATTATGATCCGAACTCCTTGCAGAAGAAATCCATAGACTTGCGGGCACAGCTTCGGCAGGTTGTGCAAATTATGGAGTGGAGATTAACGGAGAAGCAATTGGCTGTAAGGCTGAATCTTGCTGATATCAGAGTACATGGCGATTCCAATCTATTGTATCAGGTGTGGATGAACCTCATTACCAATGCCATAAAATATACACCCGCTGAGGGGTCCATTATGATTTCCGCTAAGCTGGATGAGCAGAACTGTGTGGTAACCGTTTCGGATACAGGGGAAGGAATTCCAGCCGAGGAACTACCACTGATATTTGATCGTTTTTATAAAGTAGACCGTGCACGTACACGAGAAACACATAGTAGCGGACTTGGTCTAGCGATTACTCAAAAAATTGTAGAGACGCATAACGGAACTATAGAAGTATCCAGCACAGTAGGGAAAGGCACGACCTTTATAGTAACTCTTCCGCTTTTGTAA
- a CDS encoding ABC transporter permease, with protein MVIMLLVSFLVLFVTGLARGLAYANISAIENMPANYYVVQKDADQTFRRSQLTDSELKSVRAVVGDNNASSLALQMSTVTANDSDTKADITFFAVDMNGLLAPKVIEGNKITNDTQGSVVVDRDLEQSGIKIGSTIRDQATGKEFKVTGYVENSSYSHTPVVYINNKDWQEMRQGVNQGNEATSTVPFNVIALNANAGQVDKISANTKDVEVITQKVAISNIPGYSSEQGSLLMMIVFLFVIAGFVLAVFFYVITIQKTSQFGILKAMGTKMSYLAWSVVGQVMILAIASLSISLLLTFGMNQVLPDTMPFQLEPSTILLTSCLFVGMSLLGSLISVAKVAKVDALEAIGRAGA; from the coding sequence ATGGTTATCATGTTATTGGTTTCCTTTCTTGTACTTTTCGTAACGGGTCTGGCTAGAGGATTAGCGTATGCTAATATCTCAGCAATAGAGAATATGCCGGCAAACTATTACGTGGTGCAGAAGGATGCGGATCAGACGTTTAGACGCTCTCAGTTAACGGATTCGGAGCTCAAGAGTGTTCGAGCAGTAGTAGGAGACAATAATGCTTCCTCACTCGCTCTACAAATGAGCACAGTGACTGCGAACGATTCGGATACTAAGGCAGACATTACTTTTTTTGCAGTAGATATGAATGGTTTGCTGGCTCCAAAAGTGATTGAAGGTAACAAGATTACGAATGACACGCAGGGAAGTGTCGTCGTTGATCGTGACTTGGAGCAGTCGGGCATTAAGATTGGCAGTACGATCCGAGATCAGGCAACTGGGAAGGAATTTAAAGTTACAGGATATGTTGAGAATAGCTCATACAGCCATACCCCAGTAGTCTATATCAACAATAAAGATTGGCAGGAAATGAGACAAGGCGTTAATCAAGGTAATGAGGCTACATCAACGGTACCTTTTAATGTAATTGCGCTTAATGCAAATGCTGGGCAAGTGGATAAGATCTCAGCTAATACAAAAGATGTAGAGGTTATTACGCAAAAAGTAGCAATCTCCAATATTCCGGGTTATTCGTCAGAGCAAGGTTCACTGCTTATGATGATTGTCTTCCTGTTTGTAATCGCTGGGTTTGTTCTGGCTGTATTCTTCTACGTCATTACGATTCAGAAAACAAGCCAGTTTGGCATTCTGAAGGCTATGGGTACAAAAATGTCTTACTTAGCTTGGAGCGTAGTTGGACAGGTTATGATTTTGGCCATTGCAAGTCTTAGCATTAGCTTGCTACTAACCTTTGGAATGAATCAGGTTCTGCCAGACACCATGCCATTCCAACTGGAACCTTCAACGATTCTATTAACCAGCTGTTTGTTCGTTGGGATGTCTCTTTTAGGATCACTCATTTCTGTCGCTAAAGTGGCTAAAGTAGATGCATTAGAAGCAATTGGGAGGGCTGGAGCATGA
- a CDS encoding ABC transporter ATP-binding protein: MSAKLLMKQVTKTYGDGDTTVSVLNNLNLIVNEGEFVAVLGPSGTGKSTFLSAAGALLTPTSGEIFIDGESLTDKSKSELTELRLEKIGFMFQSAQLLPYLKVEEQLLFVAKQGKMSSKEAKERAADLMKRLDIWKRRNHYPEQLSGGEKQRVAIARAWMNKPAILFADEPTASLDFKRGREVVRMIADEVKNEGKAAVMVTHDERMLEWCDRVLHLEDGHLVEH, from the coding sequence ATGAGTGCGAAATTATTGATGAAGCAAGTGACCAAGACCTACGGAGACGGCGATACAACGGTATCTGTTCTGAACAATTTGAATCTTATAGTCAATGAAGGGGAATTCGTTGCTGTCCTTGGACCTTCGGGAACAGGGAAGAGTACATTCCTCTCAGCAGCTGGTGCGCTTCTTACGCCAACCAGTGGTGAGATTTTCATAGACGGAGAATCTCTTACAGATAAAAGTAAAAGTGAGCTGACCGAGCTACGATTAGAGAAGATAGGCTTTATGTTCCAAAGCGCACAGTTATTGCCTTACTTGAAGGTAGAGGAGCAGCTTCTCTTTGTAGCTAAACAGGGGAAGATGAGTTCTAAAGAAGCGAAGGAACGGGCAGCTGATTTGATGAAGCGGCTTGATATCTGGAAACGTCGAAACCATTATCCTGAACAGCTATCTGGCGGAGAGAAGCAACGTGTAGCTATCGCAAGAGCTTGGATGAATAAACCCGCAATCTTGTTTGCAGATGAACCAACAGCAAGTTTAGATTTCAAACGAGGTAGAGAAGTCGTGCGAATGATTGCTGACGAAGTAAAGAATGAAGGTAAGGCTGCGGTAATGGTTACTCATGATGAACGGATGCTCGAATGGTGTGACCGCGTTCTGCATCTGGAAGATGGACATTTGGTTGAACACTAA
- a CDS encoding IS1182 family transposase (programmed frameshift) produces MLRSNREKQQAYEFVSIEDLVPQDHLLRKVDKYIDFSFIDEKVRPLYCADNGRPAVDPVILFKMIFLGYFYGIRSERQLEREIQTNLAYRWFLGLGLTDKVPDHTTISWNRRTRFKDTNIFQDIFDEIVLQAISHRMVGGRVLVTDSTHVKANANKHQYTKQQVLQNTKDYVNELNAAVAEDRKEHGKKPLKPREEVNEEKEIKVSKTDPDSGYMIRDGKPEGFFYLDHRTVDTKYNLITDVHVTPGNVHDSVPYLSRLDRQQERFGFKIEAVALDSGYLTTPICRGLQSRKIFAVIAHRRFHPKQGLFPKWKFTFDAERNLYVCPASHELNYRTTDRKGYRQYASDPDHCKSCPLLDQCTQSRNHRKVVTRHVWEDSKEWVRNNRLSKSGKQLYRKRKETIERSFADAKELHGFRYCRLRGLPNVREQALMTAAVQNMKKMAIHLDRLEQRG; encoded by the exons ATGTTGCGTTCCAACCGAGAAAAACAACAAGCGTACGAGTTTGTCTCTATCGAAGATTTAGTTCCTCAAGATCATTTGCTACGAAAAGTAGATAAGTATATTGATTTTTCCTTTATCGATGAAAAAGTTAGGCCGTTGTACTGCGCAGATAACGGACGTCCTGCTGTTGATCCAGTTATCTTATTTAAGATGATTTTTCTTGGATACTTTTACGGCATTCGTTCCGAACGTCAATTGGAGCGAGAGATCCAAACCAATTTGGCGTACCGCTGGTTTTTAGGACTGGGATTAACCGACAAGGTTCCAGACCATACGACTATTAGTTGGAACCGGCGAACCCGATTTAAAGATACGAACATTTTTCAGGACATTTTCGATGAGATTGTTCTTCAGGCTATTTCGCACCGGATGGTCGGTGGACGGGTTCTCGTGACCGACTCAACCCATGTAAAAGCAAATGCGAATAAACACCAGTACACCAAACAACAAGTACTGCAGAACACCAAAGATTACGTGAATGAACTCAACGCTGCTGTGGCCGAAGACCGGAAAGAGCATGGAAAAAAGCCCT TGAAACCAAGAGAGGAAGTGAACGAGGAGAAAGAGATTAAAGTGAGCAAGACCGACCCAGATAGTGGATATATGATCCGGGATGGCAAACCGGAGGGCTTCTTTTATCTAGATCACCGTACCGTAGATACCAAATACAATCTCATTACCGATGTACATGTAACGCCCGGCAATGTTCATGATTCCGTGCCATATTTGTCGCGTTTAGACCGTCAGCAAGAACGTTTTGGATTTAAGATTGAAGCCGTTGCGCTCGATTCAGGTTACTTAACCACACCGATTTGTCGAGGATTACAAAGCCGAAAGATTTTTGCGGTGATTGCACACCGGAGATTTCATCCCAAGCAAGGATTGTTTCCGAAATGGAAGTTCACCTTTGATGCCGAGCGAAATTTGTATGTTTGTCCAGCCAGTCATGAACTGAATTACCGGACCACAGACCGAAAGGGTTACCGGCAGTATGCTTCTGATCCGGACCATTGTAAGAGTTGCCCATTGCTGGACCAATGCACTCAGTCCCGAAATCACCGAAAGGTGGTGACCCGGCACGTCTGGGAGGACAGCAAGGAATGGGTGCGGAATAACCGACTCAGTAAGTCGGGCAAGCAACTGTACCGCAAACGAAAAGAGACGATTGAGCGAAGCTTCGCGGATGCTAAAGAGCTCCATGGGTTTCGCTATTGCCGGTTGCGCGGACTTCCGAATGTCAGAGAACAGGCACTGATGACGGCAGCCGTGCAGAACATGAAGAAGATGGCGATCCACCTGGATCGCCTGGAACAGAGGGGGTAA
- a CDS encoding LysR substrate-binding domain-containing protein, producing the protein MIVDTLRVFVTVAEQSHFSKAGELLNLSQPGVSLHIRNLENEIGAKLLHRSPKQVKLTEAGTILYKHAKLILAHFEAANQEIQMLQDEVTGSIHIGASFTIGEYILPSKLAEFANQYPQVKLQVTIGNTEEIIGGVRSNELDIGFIEGKAHENDLIVTPYMKDEMIIVSSANHPLSKMVSVEQSMLQNQVWVLRELGSGTRAFSDHFIQEEEISVKRSYVFNSSQGVKEAVASGLGIAMLSRWIVRKELASGEIYELPIRHHHLVRQFSIIRHKESSSSMATNVFIQKLLVSSRDK; encoded by the coding sequence ATGATTGTGGATACATTACGGGTATTCGTTACTGTAGCTGAGCAAAGCCATTTCTCTAAAGCAGGAGAATTACTAAATCTATCTCAACCCGGTGTCAGTCTACATATCCGGAATCTTGAGAATGAAATAGGCGCAAAGCTTCTGCATCGATCGCCTAAGCAAGTAAAATTAACAGAAGCGGGCACGATTCTTTATAAACACGCCAAACTAATATTAGCTCATTTCGAAGCAGCTAATCAGGAAATACAGATGCTTCAGGATGAGGTCACAGGCAGTATACATATTGGCGCTAGCTTCACTATAGGAGAGTATATATTACCCTCAAAACTTGCGGAATTTGCAAATCAATACCCACAAGTTAAACTTCAGGTGACTATCGGTAATACTGAGGAAATTATTGGAGGCGTTAGATCCAATGAATTGGATATTGGCTTTATCGAAGGAAAAGCACATGAGAATGATCTGATCGTCACGCCTTACATGAAGGACGAGATGATTATCGTCTCTTCTGCCAACCACCCTTTGTCAAAAATGGTCTCTGTGGAGCAAAGTATGCTACAAAATCAGGTTTGGGTTCTGCGAGAGCTTGGCTCTGGAACACGTGCTTTTAGTGATCATTTCATTCAAGAAGAAGAGATTTCTGTCAAAAGATCCTATGTCTTCAACAGTAGTCAGGGAGTTAAGGAAGCAGTCGCCTCCGGTTTGGGAATCGCTATGCTCTCCAGATGGATTGTGCGCAAAGAATTAGCAAGTGGCGAAATCTATGAGCTACCCATCAGACATCATCATCTAGTAAGACAATTCTCCATCATCCGCCATAAAGAAAGCTCCTCCTCCATGGCTACCAATGTCTTTATACAAAAACTACTTGTCTCTAGTAGAGACAAGTAG
- a CDS encoding AraC family transcriptional regulator yields the protein MMNNPGNLTGRLLQNLKVTVTHAQLSNRNPGWNRTLETPAFNRLYFIDGGEGKVIINGITYYPKPGQLMIMPAGSTQTTETSVDDPYIRYYCHFDADIGEWPLFHAEKKLYICDSPNPDSIRAIFVEMIEQFQNDDVLSILRTQACLLNLIATCLESSDNSHTDFMTAFIHTGDQGKLAHVLHYIDKWLNKPLEIDELAELVHLHPNYFIPYFKRFMGVTPMQYVQRKRMEHAKRQLSYTDFSISDIAEQVGMELVHFSKYFKKTMGLSPSAYRNSTM from the coding sequence ATGATGAACAATCCAGGTAACTTAACAGGTCGTCTCCTGCAGAATCTTAAGGTTACTGTGACCCATGCCCAACTTAGTAACAGAAATCCCGGATGGAACCGCACGCTGGAAACTCCCGCTTTTAATCGGCTGTATTTCATAGACGGGGGTGAGGGGAAAGTAATTATAAACGGTATTACATATTATCCGAAACCTGGACAATTAATGATCATGCCTGCAGGGAGCACACAAACAACTGAAACTTCAGTCGATGATCCATATATCCGCTATTACTGCCACTTTGATGCTGACATAGGAGAGTGGCCCTTATTCCATGCGGAAAAAAAACTATATATCTGCGATTCGCCTAACCCAGATTCTATAAGGGCTATCTTCGTGGAGATGATCGAACAATTTCAGAATGACGATGTCTTATCTATCCTGCGTACTCAGGCTTGTTTACTTAATCTTATTGCCACTTGTCTTGAATCGAGCGACAATAGTCATACTGACTTTATGACTGCATTCATCCACACCGGTGACCAAGGTAAGCTAGCCCATGTGCTCCATTACATCGATAAATGGCTAAACAAGCCCTTGGAGATTGATGAATTAGCAGAGCTTGTCCACCTGCACCCGAACTATTTCATTCCTTATTTCAAGAGATTCATGGGTGTGACTCCTATGCAATATGTGCAACGCAAACGTATGGAGCATGCTAAGAGACAGCTTTCTTACACGGATTTCAGTATTTCGGATATTGCGGAGCAAGTAGGCATGGAATTGGTCCATTTCTCTAAATATTTTAAAAAGACAATGGGCCTTTCTCCATCGGCCTATCGGAATAGTACGATGTAA
- a CDS encoding Gfo/Idh/MocA family oxidoreductase has product MSKVRYGIIGIGNMGTAHAQSLLSEIKGAELTAVCDIREERLKWAEEKLPENVRKYSTPKELFESRIIDAVLICTPHYDHPTLAIEAFQYGYHVLVEKPAGVYTKAVQQMNDAAAKSDRKFGIMYNQRTNPLYQKLRDLIQSGELGEIRRTNWIITDWYRSQSYYNSGGWRATWAGEGGGVLLNQDPHQLDLWQWTTGMMPKRIRAFCHFGKYRNIEVEDDVTAYVEYENGATGLFITTTGEAPGTNRFEINGDNGKIVVEDGKLTFWRLRTPEPQFNAEFTGGFGSPECWECEIPVENGGGEQHKGILRNFTNAILHDEALLAPGEEGIKGLTLSNAMYLSAWTDNWVELPIDSDCFYEKLMEKVEHSTFQKETTETKTLDVKGTH; this is encoded by the coding sequence ATGAGTAAAGTTCGTTATGGAATTATTGGAATTGGAAATATGGGAACTGCACATGCGCAAAGTCTGCTGAGTGAAATTAAGGGAGCTGAGCTTACAGCAGTATGTGATATAAGAGAAGAACGCTTGAAATGGGCTGAAGAGAAATTGCCTGAGAATGTAAGGAAGTATTCTACACCGAAAGAATTATTCGAATCACGTATCATAGATGCGGTATTAATCTGTACTCCACATTATGATCACCCTACACTTGCGATCGAGGCTTTTCAATATGGTTATCATGTTCTGGTGGAGAAACCTGCAGGTGTATATACAAAAGCTGTTCAACAGATGAACGATGCTGCAGCAAAGTCTGATCGCAAATTTGGAATTATGTACAATCAACGTACTAATCCTTTATATCAGAAACTGAGAGATCTTATTCAGTCTGGTGAGTTAGGTGAGATCCGCCGGACGAATTGGATTATTACCGACTGGTATAGATCGCAGAGCTACTACAACTCCGGTGGTTGGCGGGCTACATGGGCGGGTGAAGGCGGAGGTGTACTGCTTAATCAAGATCCTCATCAGCTAGATTTATGGCAGTGGACGACAGGCATGATGCCGAAGCGGATTAGAGCATTCTGCCACTTTGGGAAATATCGCAACATTGAGGTTGAAGATGATGTAACCGCTTATGTGGAATATGAGAATGGAGCTACGGGTCTGTTTATTACTACAACTGGAGAGGCACCGGGGACTAATCGTTTTGAAATCAATGGCGATAATGGAAAGATCGTAGTGGAAGACGGGAAGCTAACCTTTTGGCGATTACGTACGCCTGAGCCTCAGTTCAACGCAGAATTTACGGGAGGATTCGGTAGTCCAGAGTGTTGGGAATGTGAGATTCCTGTAGAAAATGGCGGAGGGGAGCAGCATAAAGGAATTCTACGGAACTTTACGAATGCCATTTTGCATGATGAAGCATTACTTGCTCCCGGGGAGGAAGGTATTAAGGGACTAACCCTTTCGAATGCCATGTATTTATCGGCTTGGACGGACAATTGGGTGGAGCTTCCGATAGATTCAGATTGTTTCTATGAGAAGCTGATGGAAAAAGTAGAGCACTCCACTTTCCAAAAGGAAACCACAGAAACCAAAACATTGGATGTTAAGGGAACTCATTAA
- a CDS encoding sugar phosphate isomerase/epimerase produces MKRSTIAAQMYTLRDFTQTAEDLRSTFQKVSAMGYEAIQISSIGPIDPKLVKVYADEAGLEICATHVSWDRLVNDLEALAAEHKLWNCKYIGLGSLPEEFRTGLESYRKFAKLISGIAITLKEQHGLQFVYHNHDFEFERFDGITGMEVLLTETDPAVGFLLDLYWVQAGGASPVEWIRKVEGRMQVVHLKDMAIIDRQQVFAEIGEGNMNYGEIIATCRETGVEWYAVEQDVCRRDPFESLEISLRYLLNML; encoded by the coding sequence ATGAAACGTTCGACGATTGCAGCTCAAATGTACACGTTACGTGATTTTACCCAAACTGCGGAAGATTTAAGATCAACTTTTCAAAAGGTATCTGCCATGGGTTATGAAGCCATCCAAATTTCATCCATCGGACCAATCGATCCGAAGCTCGTAAAAGTATATGCCGATGAGGCAGGTTTGGAAATATGTGCGACCCATGTGTCCTGGGATCGGTTAGTGAACGATCTGGAGGCTCTGGCCGCAGAGCATAAACTGTGGAATTGCAAATATATTGGACTTGGGAGTTTACCAGAAGAATTTCGTACTGGGCTCGAAAGCTATCGCAAGTTCGCAAAATTGATATCGGGAATCGCAATAACACTAAAAGAACAACACGGTCTTCAATTTGTTTATCATAATCATGATTTTGAATTTGAACGCTTTGACGGTATTACTGGGATGGAAGTACTGCTCACCGAGACTGATCCTGCGGTCGGTTTTTTACTTGATTTATATTGGGTTCAGGCAGGTGGTGCGAGTCCAGTGGAATGGATACGTAAAGTTGAAGGTAGAATGCAGGTTGTACATTTAAAGGATATGGCGATTATAGACAGGCAACAAGTCTTCGCTGAAATCGGTGAAGGAAACATGAACTATGGTGAGATCATTGCTACTTGCCGTGAAACAGGTGTTGAATGGTACGCAGTGGAGCAAGATGTTTGCCGTCGTGATCCATTTGAGAGCTTGGAGATTAGTCTGCGCTATCTTCTTAACATGTTATAG